taCACATTAGattaatttgtttttaacatttttttttcgtgaagatttatattttaatttttccccttttattttttttataataattatgaacaatatataaagtgtatttttcaattgataaaaaatttttaaacatataaaaattgtaaatatcattttaaagttataattatttataatttctttgTTTTGTTGTTACTTTATGGAAAATTATTCAAATAGTTCTGATCCAAGGACAGCAATTTTATCagaacaaaatattaatacaaCATTAAGGGTAtgaagaataaaataaaataaatcattatatatacataaaatattaaaaggTGCCTATTTTATGCATGTGATAATCTAAAGTGTTACatgattatataatttttattttattaattaatcTATTATTGTCTTTTCTGGtgtattttaattatacatttatgtattccttatatataaacatatatacatatatatatatatatatatttgtatgtatatttttttagaTGAAAGAAAACGTAAATAACCAAGGAGATATTAAAAACATACATGAACAAAACAAATATGTggattataatatatatgaacaacCAGAGAATATGAATTTAATAGACCCAAATAACTACGGAGCAagtttaaataattttagAAATGGAGAAATACATACACCTTCcattaatttatataatggAGAAGGATATATGAATTCTAATAATGATTTAATGAGTAAATCACATGGTTCCCTTAATCTTACATCTATACCAACAAAtgatttaaaatattatgaatatgtAAATGGACCAATAAATCTTAATGAAGAAGggtattattataataaattttcaatgaataataatttatctaTTCCTAAGAATGATAATGTAATAAATGGTATGAATGatgatatgaataatatgatgtataatatgaatgataattttaataagCCCTATCtacatataaatgatgaatatattaaaaaggaaatgaacaattataaagaaataaacagtttacataatatgtatgaatatataaataataataataataataataataatgttcatttaataaacCCACAGTATATGATGGAAAATTATCATTCTGATTTATATCACAATTTACATAATGTACCATTCAATCCACAAATgtatatgaataattttcataataatgaaaataataataataataataataataatagtgtACCATTAGATATTTACCATAATGAATCATTTCCTAAAAATGTACATGAATTAGATAatagagaaaaaaaattttctaaactcaaacaaataaatatgaacaaaaataatttacCTAATATGGATCAACTTCAAGCAATTGTATGTTTACAAAAACTTGAAGAAATCCCAAGtccttttttaaatattagtgaaataaaatattcgGTCAGTGCTTATTTTAACTCttatgatgatataatagaaaaatatcaatccaaattttataattgtAAATTAAATCAGTCCATATCTTCTTATGCTGATTGTGatttacaaaatgaaaTCATTAGTTTACCATTCAATAACGAagaatttatttatttaaaagtTATCGAATcatctatatataaaactGAAGTAATAGGAAGATTACAATTAAAAGTTAAATCATTGTCTCAGGAATATCCTTTACGCATTCCAATTATTGGAGATGATGGAAATTCCAAAGGTTTTCTTATAATGAACTTTTTAATAACTTCATCTTATTATAATctaaaaaatgatatattaacaGATAAATCAACCTTAACAAATAAAACGAAATCAGCAAGACTCAGAAGAAGAAATCAAggttttcatttttttgaaaattttaCCAAATGGTGTTGTGAAATAACGgatcataatataaattaaggattagaaaaataaaataaagtCGTATGAAATgtgataaatatatcaaattgatattatatatatatatatatatatatatatatgaataattcacaatattataaatgaataaaagAAAAGCACACAAATggatacatatatatattactatatTCTTTAATTGTTTGTATTACTATATTTGTacatgataatatataattgaaATATATCCATCATGTGTGTAACACATGTTtcaaacaaaaaaaaagacaagatatatataaaattttaaaataaaatttaaaggATATGTTGTTATAAACTCACCTTGTGTTgttattcttatattatgttaaaCTAATGTTGTATTgttattcttatattatgttaaaCTAATGTTGTATTgttattcttatattatgttaaaCTAATATTgtattgttattattatattatgttaaaCTAATATTGTGTTgttattcttatattatgttaaaCTAATATTGTATTgttattcttatattatgttaaaCTAATATTgtattgttattattatattatgttaaaCTAATATTGTATTgttattcttatattatgtttcatatttatattattaatgtaTACTTTTGAgttataatttatttattatatatatatatatatatatatatatatatatatatttttttttcttaatttgTCATATTTGCATTATCGACAATCAGacatttaaaattattttattaaaaaataattaaattataaatataaaaatatataccCCTTGTAATTATGAACTTGTTACATATACagtatatttaaaaaaaaaaaaaaaaaaaaaaaaatttgtgTGCTTCAGTTGCTTTATATTTCACATTTAGtgaaattaaaataaatatataactatATATTGCAAAAAATGgcaatatttttattattgtatttatatgatattaatatatatatatgaaattgTCTAATTGTATAGGtttctatttattttttatatacataataaaatgacatataacataaatatatataaatatatatatatatatatatatatatgtattcaTCTTAAATTACctacatttaaaaaatattaattaatataaaaatttataagaTTGAATTTCTTGTTATAAAAGtttaatatgttatattttttaatgttgaaaataatttattttttatttcttcattaaaaatgacattattaaaaaaaaaatataaaataatatgtataactatttaatataaaaatgcTATTGAATTaaaattgtaataatatgcCTTAAATATacgtatatatataatgtaatatattttggTAAGAATaaacttatatataatccTTATCTCATCactaatatatttatgtaagtaaatttatatatatatatatatatatatatatatatatatatataattatgtatatatattatttcttttttttttctaattcaaaacaaaatatatgcatttaatatacaacatttatataataacaattatGCTGGTGTATGTTTGAAATTGGGTATATTGGGG
The genomic region above belongs to Plasmodium reichenowi strain SY57 chromosome 13, whole genome shotgun sequence and contains:
- a CDS encoding hypothetical protein (conserved Plasmodium protein, unknown function), with amino-acid sequence MENYSNSSDPRTAILSEQNINTTLRMKENVNNQGDIKNIHEQNKYVDYNIYEQPENMNLIDPNNYGASLNNFRNGEIHTPSINLYNGEGYMNSNNDLMSKSHGSLNLTSIPTNDLKYYEYVNGPINLNEEGYYYNKFSMNNNLSIPKNDNVINGMNDDMNNMMYNMNDNFNKPYLHINDEYIKKEMNNYKEINSLHNMYEYINNNNNNNNNVHLINPQYMMENYHSDLYHNLHNVPFNPQMYMNNFHNNENNNNNNNNNSVPLDIYHNESFPKNVHELDNREKKFSKLKQINMNKNNLPNMDQLQAIVCLQKLEEIPSPFLNISEIKYSVSAYFNSYDDIIEKYQSKFYNCKLNQSISSYADCDLQNEIISLPFNNEEFIYLKVIESSIYKTEVIGRLQLKVKSLSQEYPLRIPIIGDDGNSKGFLIMNFLITSSYYNLKNDILTDKSTLTNKTKSARLRRRNQGFHFFENFTKWCCEITDHNIN